From one Planococcus citri chromosome 3, ihPlaCitr1.1, whole genome shotgun sequence genomic stretch:
- the LOC135839766 gene encoding uncharacterized protein LOC135839766, which translates to MKISSCSLALLIFVIFSIKNHNAYPFWNLNQTQSSSSTLRSILTYDPITDTTTKSTPQNEIPKYDSFSDEFTTSTPDNETTTYNSFTDFADKSTTSTRFREILRYYPYTDKSTTSIQFKEILRYDPFIDNSTTSTPTREILRYRAFTDESTTSTPYRETSAYDPFTYKSTISTLVGQQSQRNRYNFKHRFRNPVIAITVPVKMSSHRVFKRPIKSAKPVTDFKSDDAYKSLKEYAYIDTPLNSTPMVHLNITLPKMVLEGKAQRLASPYIIRITLARKMAPRSNVTLPSRGFLRIVGSPVNMLQDGNLAMVIGKIANQIGNAYNMSGKDIQGMRHVIVMGPGGQMVNRRATPPKTTTVLTSPIVMTARLRIRPNCTLPKITDQIIYFEDYTKYFELY; encoded by the exons atgaaaatatcatcatgCAGCTTG GCTCTgctaatttttgtcattttttcaatcaaaaaccATAACGCTTatccattttggaatttgaaccAAACACAATCATCAAGCTCTACATTGCGTTCCATCCTGACGTATGATCCAATCACCGATACAACTACAAAATCTACGCCGCAAAATGAAATTCCCAAGTACGATTCTTTTAGTGATGAATTTACAACTTCAACGCCTGACAATGAAACCACGACGTACAATTCCTTTACCGACTTCGCCGATAAATCTACAACTTCGACACGATTCAGGGAAATCCTGAGATATTATCCTTACACCGATAAATCTACAACTTCGATACAATTCAAGGAAATCTTAAGATACGATCCCTTCATCGATAACTCAACAACATCGACACCGACCCGAGAAATCCTAAGATATAGGGCTTTTACCGATGAATCAACAACATCAACTCCTTACAGAGAAACCTCGGCATACGATCCTTTCACATATAAATCAACGATTTCGACTCTTGTTGGCCAGCAATCCCAACGAAATCGTTACAATTTCAAACATCGGTTCCGAAATCCAGTCATTGCAATTACTGTGCCAGTGAAGATGAGTTCTCATCGAGTATTCAAGAGACCCATCAAGTCGGCAAAACCCGTAACCGATTTCAAATCGGACGATGCATACAAATCATTGAAGGAATACGCGTACATCGACACGCCATTAAACAGCACGCCGATGGTTCATTTGAATATAACCTTGCCAAAGATGGTTTTGGAAGGAAAAGCTCAACGGCTAGCGAGTCCTTACATAATTCGAATAACGTTGGCTAGAAAAATGGCGCCTAGAAGCAACGTAACGCTTCCTAGTCGGGGTTTTCTCAGGATAGTTGGTTCACCAGTGAATATGTTACAAGATGGAAATTTAGCTATGGTTATAGGTAAGATTGCGAATCAAATCGGTAACGCTTACAATATGTCTGGCAAAGATATTCAAGGAATGCGTCACGTAATAGTCATGGGACCAGGAGGGCAGATGGTAAACAGACGTGCTACTCCACCGAAAACAACAACTGTACTGACTTCTCCCATCGTGATGACTGCACGATTACGTATCCGTCCCAATTGTACTCTTCCAAAAATAACAgatcaaattatttatttcgaaGATTATACTAAGTACTTTGAATTATATTGA